The Streptomyces sp. NBC_00569 genomic sequence CGACTCCGTCCTCGACCTGGAGAAGATGGGCCTGCCGTTCAACCGCACCCCGGACGGCACCATCGACCAGCGCCGCTTCGGCGGTCACTCGCGCAACCACGGCGAGGCCCCGGTCCGCCGGTCCTGCTACGCCGCGGACCGCACCGGCCACATGATCCTTCAGACGCTGTACCAGAACTGCGTGAAGGAGGGCGTGGAGTTCTTCAACGAGTTCTACGTCCTGGACCAGCTGATCACCGAGGTCGACGGCGTCAAGCACTCGGCCGGTGTCGTCGCGTACGAGCTGGCGACCGGCGAGATCCACATCTTCCAGGCCAAGTCGGTCATCTACGCCTCGGGCGGCACCGGCAAGTTCTTCAAGGTGACGTCGAACGCGCACACCCTGACCGGTGACGGCCAGGCGGCCTGCTACCGGCGCGGGCTGCCGCTGGAGGACATGGAGTTCTTCCAGTTCCACCCGACCGGCATCTGGCGCATGGGCATCCTTCTCACGGAGGGCGCCCGCGGTGAGGGCGGCATCCTCCGTAACAAGGACGGCGAGCGCTTCATGGAGAAGTACGCGCCCGTCATGAAGGACCTCGCGTCCCGTGACGTCGTGTCCCGCTCCATCTACACGGAGATCCGTGAGGGCCGCGGCTGCGGTCCCGAGGGCGACCACGTCTACCTCGACCTCACGCACCTCCCGCCGGAGCAGCTCGACGCCAAGCTCCCGGACATCACGGAGTTCGCGCGCACCTACCTCGGTATCGAGCCCTACACGGACCCGATCCCGATCCAGCCCACCGCGCACTACGCCATGGGCGGCATCCCGACGAACGTCGAGGGTGAGGTCCTGTCGGACAACACCACCGTCGTCCCCGGTCTGTACGCCGCCGGCGAGGTCGCCTGCGTGTCCGTCCACGGCGCCAACCGCCTCGGCACCAACTCGCTGCTCGACATCAACGTCTTCGGGCGTCGTGCGGGCATCGCCGCCGCCGAGTACTCGGAGAAGGCCGACTACGTCGAGCTGCCCGAGGACCCGGCTTCGATGGTCGTCGAGCAGGTCGAGCGCCTGCGCAACTCCACGGGCACGGAGCGCGTCGCGGTCATCCGCAACGAGCTCCAGGAGTGCATGGACGCCAACGTGATGGTGTTCCGCACCGAGCAGACGATCAAGACGGCCGTCGAGAAGATCGCCGAGCTGCGCGCGCGGTACAAGAACGTTTCGATCCAGGACAAGGGCAAGCGGTTCAACACCGACCTCCTGGAGGCCATCGAGCTGGGCAACCTGCTCGACCTGGCCGAGGTCATGGCGACCTCCGCCCTGGCGCGCAAGGAGTCCCGCGGCGGCCACTACCGCGAGGACTTCCCGAACCGCGACGACGTCAACTTCATGCGCCACACCATGGCGTACCGCGAGGTCGGCGACGACGGCTCCGAGTCCATCCGTCTGGACTACAAGCCGGTCGTCCAGACCCGCTACCAGCCGATGGAGCGTAAGTACTGATGGCTACCCCGACCATGGACAAGCTCGAGGCTCTCGAGGCGGACAACGGCTCGCACCTCATCACGGTCACCTTCCGCATCCGCCGGTTCAACCCGGAGGTCTCCGCGGACGCGGTCTGGGAGGACTTCCAGCTCGACATCGATCCGAAGGAGCGCGTCCTCGACGCCCTCCACAAGATCAAGTGGGAGCTCGACGGCTCGCTGACCTTCCGGCGCTCCTGCGCGCACGGCATCTGCGGCTCGGATGCCATGCGCATCAACGGCCGCAACCGCCTGGCCTGCAAGACGCTGATCAAGGACATCAGCCCGGAGAAGCCGATCACGGTCGAGGCCATCAAGGGCCTCACGGTCCTCAAGGACCTCGTGGTCGACATGGACCCGTTCTTCCAGGCGTACCGGGACGTCATGCCGTTCCTGGTCACGACGGGCAACGAGCCGACGCGCGAGCGTCTGCAGTCCGCCGAGGACCGCGAGCGCTTCGACGACACGACCAAGTGCATCCTGTGCGCCGCGTGCACGTCCTCGTGCCCGGTGTTCTGGAACGACGGCCAGTACTTCGGCCCGGCCGCGATCGTCAACGCGCACCGCTTCATCTTCGACTCGCGTGACGAGGC encodes the following:
- the sdhA gene encoding succinate dehydrogenase flavoprotein subunit, translating into MKIHKYDTVIVGAGGAGMRAAIESTKRSRTAVLTKLYPTRSHTGAAQGGMAAALANVEEDNWEWHTFDTIKGGDYLVDQDAAEILAKEAIDSVLDLEKMGLPFNRTPDGTIDQRRFGGHSRNHGEAPVRRSCYAADRTGHMILQTLYQNCVKEGVEFFNEFYVLDQLITEVDGVKHSAGVVAYELATGEIHIFQAKSVIYASGGTGKFFKVTSNAHTLTGDGQAACYRRGLPLEDMEFFQFHPTGIWRMGILLTEGARGEGGILRNKDGERFMEKYAPVMKDLASRDVVSRSIYTEIREGRGCGPEGDHVYLDLTHLPPEQLDAKLPDITEFARTYLGIEPYTDPIPIQPTAHYAMGGIPTNVEGEVLSDNTTVVPGLYAAGEVACVSVHGANRLGTNSLLDINVFGRRAGIAAAEYSEKADYVELPEDPASMVVEQVERLRNSTGTERVAVIRNELQECMDANVMVFRTEQTIKTAVEKIAELRARYKNVSIQDKGKRFNTDLLEAIELGNLLDLAEVMATSALARKESRGGHYREDFPNRDDVNFMRHTMAYREVGDDGSESIRLDYKPVVQTRYQPMERKY
- a CDS encoding succinate dehydrogenase iron-sulfur subunit; translated protein: MATPTMDKLEALEADNGSHLITVTFRIRRFNPEVSADAVWEDFQLDIDPKERVLDALHKIKWELDGSLTFRRSCAHGICGSDAMRINGRNRLACKTLIKDISPEKPITVEAIKGLTVLKDLVVDMDPFFQAYRDVMPFLVTTGNEPTRERLQSAEDRERFDDTTKCILCAACTSSCPVFWNDGQYFGPAAIVNAHRFIFDSRDEAGEQRLEILNDKDGVWRCRTTFNCTDACPRGIEVTKAIQEVKRALITRRY